A region of Rattus rattus isolate New Zealand chromosome 7, Rrattus_CSIRO_v1, whole genome shotgun sequence DNA encodes the following proteins:
- the Ttc32 gene encoding tetratricopeptide repeat protein 32, protein MAVPPGREGGESPAALAMAQARFARGDFTEARELYSAFIGQCASHRSKCSPEDLATAYNNRGQTKYFSVDFYEAMDDYTSAIEILPNFEVPYYNRGLIRYRLGYFDEAVEDFKKALDLNPGFQDAVLSLKQTILDKEEKQRRNAEKSY, encoded by the exons ATGGCTGTGCCGCCGGGCCGAGAGGGGGGAGAGAGCCCAGCCGCCCTGGCGATGGCGCAGGCTCGCTTCGCCAGGGGCGATTTTACCGAGGCCCGGGAGCTGTACTCCGCATTCATTGGCCAGTGCGCGAGTCACAGGAG CAAATGTAGCCCGGAGGATTTGGCCACCGCATATAACAACAGGGGGCAAACCAAGTACTTCAGCGTTGATTTTTATGAAGCCATGGACGACTACACATCTGCCATAGAAATCCTGCCCAACTTTGAAGTCCCCTATTATAACAGAGGCTTGATACGCTACAGGCTGG GGTATTTTGATGAAGCAGTGGAAGATTTCAAGAAGGCATTAGACCTAAATCCTGGATTTCAAGATGCTGTTTTGAGCTTAAAACAGACCATTttagacaaagaagaaaagcaaagacgAAATGCGGAGAAAAGTTACTGA